A region of the Ignavibacteria bacterium genome:
TGGGCTTCTGCTTCTCCGACGTCACTACAAGCTCGGCTAATCTGAATATTGAATGGGAAAAGGTTAAGGTTACTTTTAACCTTAAGTTCGACATAGACGCCAAGGCTTTATCCAACATCAAAAAAGCAATCGATAACGCCGATAAGGACGACTGGGTGGTCTACGCCGCCTCGGCTAACTACGCCGCCGACAATATGGTCCACCAGGATGAGGCCATGCAGTGGGTGGATAAATCTATTTCAATTAAGCCTACTTACTATAACTATTTCGTTAAGGCCAAGCTCCTTGCCAATAAGAATAATGCGAAGGAGGCTCTGAGCTATATAGATAAATCCAGACAGCTGGGTAAAAATGACCCTGAATTCAAGGATTTTAAACCGCAGGTTGATAAGCTTGCAAAAGATCTGAAAGCAAAAAGGAAATAAAAGTTTTAATGTCTGTTCAAAAATCATTAGGTGTTTGCGTCGGTGCTTCTACAGTTTCGGCTGTTTATCTTGGCAGTGATCACGGTGAAATAAGTATTGTTGAGGCCCGTACAATTGCACACAACGGGAACCCCAGAAAAGTTATCTCCGGTTTGTTTGAGAAAAATTCCATTCCCGCAAAAATTGCGGTTACAGGAAAAAAATTCAGAAAGTTCCTAAACCTCACTTCCATCTCTGAAGCCGAGGCAATTGAAACAGCCGCGGCTTACCTGGGCCTCTCCGGCGACGTCATCATCAGCGCCGGCGGCGAAAGCTTCATAGTCTATGTGCTCGACAAAAATAACAGGATATCTAAAGTCTGCACGGGCAATAAGTGCGCCTCCGGAACGGGGGAGTTCTTCCTGCAGCAGATTAAAAGAATGGACCTCGATGTTGAAGACGCCATAAGCCTTGGCGCTAAGGGCGACCCCTACAATATCTCCGGGCGCTGCAGCGTATTCTGCAAGTCCGACTGCACGCACGCCCTCAATAAAGGCGTGGCAAAGGAAAATGTCGTCTCAGGCCTTGCTAAAATGATGTCCCAGAAAATTATAGAGCTTACTTCCAGAGTGCCCCATGAAAGTGCAATTATGATAGGCGGCGTCTCCAGGAATAAAGCCGTAATGCGCTTCCTTAAAGATTATTTTAATAACGTAACCGTTCCCGAAGAAGCCCCGTACTTCGAAGCCCTCGGCGCCGCGGTCTACGCCATGAAAAATGAAACGCTGGAATTTAAGAGAAATGACCTCTTCTCGGAAAAGCATTCTCCCTTTACTTTCCACAGGCCTTTAAGCGAATTTACCCACCTCGTGCACTTTAAGGAATTTAATAAAGGCATTCTTCAGGCTGACGACGACTGCATCCTGGGACTTGACGTCGGCTCAACTACAACCAAAGCCGTGCTCTTAAGAAAAAGCGATAACGCTATTGTTGCAGGCGAGTACCTCCGCACAAACGGCGACCCCGTAAAGGCTTCGGTTGAATGCTATGAAAGCATTAAAAACCAGTTGACCGCGCCCGTTAAAATTACGGGACTCGGCGTTACCGGTTCGGGCCGCCACATCGCGGGGCTGCACGCTCTTACCAAAGGCATTATTAACGAAATTATCGCCCACGCCGCTGCAACCATTTACTTCGACCACGAAGTGGATACCATATTTGAGATCGGCGGGCAGGACGCAAAGTATACCTATATCACCTCAGGCGTGGCCTCGGACTATGCGATGAACGAGGCCTGCTCGGCCGGAACGGGTTCTTTCCTCGAGGAGGCCGCAAAGGAATCGCTCGATATAGATTATAAGGAAATCGGCGAAATTGCCCTTAAAGCCCAGAATCCCCCAAACTTCAACGACCAGTGCGCCGCCTTCATCAGCAGCGACGTTAAGAACGCCCTCCACGAGGGGCTTTCTAAAGAGGATATTGTAACGGGACTCGTATACTCCATCTGCATGAACTACAATAACCGCGTTAAGGGCAACCGCCCGGTGGGTAAAAAAGTCTTTATGCAGGGGGGCGTCTGCTATAATAAGGCCGTACCCGTTGCCATGGCGGCCCTTACAGGAAAAGAGATTATTGTGCCCCCGGAGCCGGGACTTATGGGTGCCTTCGGCGTGGCGCTTGAAATTAAGCACCGCCTGGAGCTGGGACTCCTAAAGGAAGAAGAGTTTTCCCTCGATGAGCTCATACAAAGGACAGTCGAATACGGCAGGACTTTTATCTGTGCCGGAGGAGCCGAAAAGTGCGACAGGAAATGCCCCATATCCATGATCAGCATTGACGGCAAAAAGTACCCCTTCGGAGGCGCGTGCAATAAGTACTATAACGTACAGATGAATATTAAGGAATCGGACAGGGGATTGGACCTTGTAAAGCTGAGGGAAAAGCTGGTATTTGAAAAATACCTCTGCGCGCCTGTGCTGGACGTGAATGCCCCTGCCGTCGGCATCTCCAGATCTTTCCTTACAAATACTCTTTACCCGCTTTACTATAATTTCTTCACGCGCATGGGCTTCAGGGTAATACTGGCTCAGGAATCCAAAACCGCGGGCGTGGATAAAAGGGAGGCGGCCTTCTGCTATCCCGTTGAACTCGCTCACGGATTTCTGCAGGACCTGCTGGATAAAAATCCGGACTATGTATTCCTCCCCCACATAAAAGAGATATATAACCCCGGAGAGGATAACCTTCCAAAGAAAACGTGCGTCTTAATGCAGTCTGAAAACTACTACCTTAAAGCTGCCTTTAAGGATGAACTTAAAAACACCCGTCTCCTGGATCCGGTGCTTGATTTCTCGGATGGCTATGAGAAGGCGGAAAAAGAGTTTGTAAAGCTTGCCCTGGGACTGGGTAAAAACAAAAAAGAGGCTTCGGATGCCTACCGCTTTGCATGCGGAGAACTGAATAAAATGTTCAGTGAGTTCAAAAAGACTGGAAATGAAGTGCTGAAGTCTCTTGAAGAAGACCCTGAGAAGTTTGCGGTTGTAATTTTTGGAAGAAGCTATAACGCTTTTGCCCGAAATGCCAACCTGGGCGTCCCGCAGAAATTCTCCTCGCGTGGAATTACTGTAATTCCTCACGACTTCCTGCCTTACGACGGCCTTGAAAGCTACAAGCACATGTACTGGGGCCTGGGGCAGCAGATCTTAAGAGGCGCGCGCTATGTCTACGGCCACCCGCAGCTTTTTGCTTCCTACATTACAAACTTCAGCTGCGGACCCGATTCTTTTATTATCCCGTACTTCAGGAATATAATGGGACGTAAGCCTTCCCTGACACTGGAGCTCGACAGCCATTCGGCTGATGCCGGGGTTAATACAAGAATTGAAGCCGCGCTCGACATCATTAAAAGCTTCCGCGAGCTCAACCGCCACGAGAAAATTTCTGCGGAAAAGTCAAACGGCTTCATGCCTCTTAAAGTATTAAGCGAGACAAAAATTGTGGATTCCGACGGCCGTGAGCTGTCAATTACAGATCCATCCGTTAATGTCGGTGTCCCTAACATGGGAAGGCTTGCAACCGAGGCCTTTGCCGCGGCATTCCGCCATGAGGGCATAAATTCTTTTCCCCTCCCGGAATACAACATGGATACGCTTACAACAGGACGCGGCAGCACGACATGCAAGGAGTGCCTGCCCCTGATACTTAACGCGGGCTCATTGATTGAATACTATAACTCGCGTAAAAATAAGGACGAGAAGACACTTTTATTTATGGCTAAAGGCGACGGCCCCTGCCGCCTGGGGCAGTACCACGTTTACCTTGAAGACATAATAAAGAAAAGGAAAATGCGTAACATCGGGGTTTACACGCTTTCAGATGAGAACTCCTACGAGGGACTTGGAAACAGGTTTGTTTTAAGGGGCTGGGCGGCCATAACAATCGGCAACCTGATGACGGAAGTCTATAACTCCATCCAGGCGCTTGCGGCCGACAGGAAGGCAGCCTCAAAAATTTTCCGTCAGGAATATGATAAAATATTAGATACGCTTGAGCATGGCGCCTTCGATGATCTTTACCGCCAGATTGAACTTTCGGCCCTCAAACTTAACGCAATTGAAAAAAAAGAATCCATTCACGAAGCAAAGAAAGTTGTAATAGTAGGTGAGATATTTGTCCGCCACGAGGAATTCTCAAGGATGGACCTGCTGGACAGGCTAATTGAAAAAGGTTTTGTTGTAAGGATTGTGCCGATAGGGGAATATGTTTACTACTCCAATTACCTTGCGGCAAAGGAAGACAATGGCGGAAAGAGCCCGGTCGGAGACAGGCTGAAGTTTACAATACGCGATTACGTGCAGAAGCATGTTGAGCGTAAGATCAGGAAGATACTTGAAAAGTCGGGCTTCATAGAGTTCGATATGCCGGACGTTAAAGACGTTCTAAAAAAAGCGGAGCACCTGGTGAGTCCCGAGCTTGCAGGAGAGGCAATTCTTACGATCGGCTCGGCAATGCGTGAGATAATGGATCACGTATCGGGCGTAATATCATTAGGACCTTTCGGGTGCATGCCTTCGCGCCTGGCCGAATCGATACTGAACGTTGAAATGAACACCATAGGAAAACTGGCAGCGGAGAAAAGAAAAGTCCGGACAGATGAAAACGACGACCTGCCCTTCCTTGCAATTGAAACCGACGGCAACATATTCCCGCAGATAATTCAGTCAAAAATTGAAATATTTATGCTTCAGGCAGAGCGTCTGCATGAAAAGCTGAAATCAGGGGACCGGACCCTCTCGGACAAATACAAAGATGCCTTCCACAGATTAATAAATAATATCACAGGAAACGCCAAGCCAGAGGAACCCGGGGAAATTCCCGCCCTGATCTCCGAAGCAGAATAGAATTTCCGCCTGAGCTCTTGGGGACAACATAAAATAATCTTTTATAATTCTCTTCAAATGCCGCGGTCAGCGGCATGGTATTGATAGCCCAGGGTGACCAAATTCGCCGCGGCGAATGCGAGAACCCCGGGAACCGGAAATCCCCCAAAATCCCCCCGCGCCGCGGTCAGCCGCGCCACGTTTTCGTATACGTGAATTTGATGAAAAATCCAAATACACCATAGATGTTACAAAAAAATGAAAATTCTTCAGCAATTTTTCCGAAAACGCCCCTCGTCACCATATATATACATAAGAGAATAAATGCTTGACAATAATGCTGATTTTGACAATTTTCACTGGTATTATTATTTCCCTGCATGGCCTACAATTTAAGGGGATGTATAATAGAAATCATTAAAAGTAATACTGAAGAGTAAAGAATATGTTTTTAGGTTATACAGTTGTTGCTATAGGAATATTTGGGATGCTTATATTCATGTTTAACCGTGAACTATTTATCAAACCGAAAACTTTCAGGATTTTTCTCATATCAAGCCTGATAACCTTGGTATTGGCTTATATACTACCACAATTCGAAGCATTCCAAAACACACCCGTGAATGTATTTAAGCTCCCCATTATAACGCTGCTATTTTATAGAATAGCAAGAGGATTGTTTAAGAAAGCATTTAATCGGGAACCTAAAGATACTTTTTGGATGAGCATTGGGAAAAAGGAATCTGGCAAGATACAATTTTCAATGTGCTATTTTTCTTTACATGTACAATTATTATGGGACTTTTGGTGACTAACAAATTTTGGCAGAAATCCCCTTTCCCAAATTAGTTGCTTTAAGGAATAATAGTGATTAGTTAGATAATTAGAGGATGAAATATTCCTTCCAAAACGCAGATTTATTACCTCAAAGGGATAATGAACTATTTCAATTTCGCAACCAAAGATTATTAGAACCTTATTCCGATGGCCTGAGCGGAAGAAAGGATTAACATACTGTATCATATTTTTAACTGATTTCTAAAATTCTGGAGATATATAAATTGAATAAGGCAATAATAATACTCGTCTTAATAATGATTTGGATCAATCTGTTTATTCACTTTAGATTTAACCAAAAGCATGGGCAAAAAGGTGCAAAGCATAGAGGAGACATAGTATATTCTATTAGTATTTTTCTATTAACACTTTATTTTCTTTATGCATTCTTTATTAAAAATTAATTTTATCTCATTTCCAATAAACAGAAAGCTTATTAATTCAAGAGCTAATTTTACAAAAGGAATATCTACCTTTAATATTAAAGCAAAATAACTTTCTTTAGTTGGCCCATCTATAAGTGATCACATTTCCAAGCAAGAGTTAAATATGAGTAAAAACTTGTTTAATAAAATCAACAATATACTAACCCGATGGAACCCGCTTGATGTCCCACACTTTATTGCCAGTGATGAGTACAAGGATTATGTTCAAGGAATTGTTTCTCAGGGGAAGGATTTCAATAGAATAAGATCTGAACTGAAAAGAATAATAGTGGATCAAATGGGTCTCACTTTTATGGATGATATCCCGGAGCATTCGCTTGATCTGGATAATGTGACAAAGGAAATATTCGAAGTTTTGTAGTCCTTTTGTTATGTTCCCGATGGCGGGAGCGGAAGGGATGGAATATTAATTTAGTTTAGTAATAGTTAATTATCTACATAATAGATCCTTTTAAATAGTTACAGGGAATTAGAAAATGAAATTTTCACTTTTATTGCTGCTCATCATTTTATCTCTTGATAACACCTGTCCAAATTCCGACAAAGAAAAGTTTAGCCAAGCTAGATCTCAAGCTAGATCTATTGTTGGGCAATGGAATAATAAAGTAGAGCTCATAATTTACAAAGGCAAAGACCAGCCTTTAGATTCCACTGATTTCATTGTTAACGGTTTTTCTACAGAAATAAATGAAAAAACTTTAATGACGCGTTTGGGTAAACCAGACTCAATTTCCATTTCGGAACACCCAATTGATACTGAAATCAAAATCAGCACATGGCACTATAAAGATATCGATTTTTCATTCTATGATGATTCAACCTGCCTGGGTTTTTTTATCAAAAGCAACAAGTATTCTACAAAACGGAGTTTAACCATTGGGGATCCTGTCTCCAAAATGATTAAATTGTATGGTGAGAATAATAATTCCTATCTTGGCCATTATGACTACATGGACGAAAATGAGGATCAACACGTAATCAGGATTACTACTGAGAAAGGAAAAGTAAAGGAAATATTTCTGGGCTATCTTCAGGACTAGTACATCTAATATTTTGCATACTCCATTCGGATTGCGGAAGCGGAAGAAAATATCAAAATACTCACTCATTTTTTATTATATATGAAAACATGTTTAACAGAGAAGAATTGTTTATAAAAACGTTCATAATTAAAGACCGGCAGGAGCGGTATCTTTCACTCGTAACATCTAAGAAGGGAAGAAACAAGTTTCTCCAGGATCTTCCTCATAGTATTTCCAATGAACTGGATCCAAAGTATGTTAAAGGAGTAAATGGCAGTTCTAAAGATATTTATGAGAAGCTTAAGTCGAAAGGTGCAGGAAAAGAATGCTACGTTATTTCTGAGTTGAGTGAAATAGACGGTCATGTGCTGTCATTATCTGAAGCATTGAATCAAATAATAGGAAGAGGTATGGCTGCAATTCTCATATGTATTGACAATAAGTTAGCCTACTTTGAAGGTGAAGAGCCTAATGACAGATATATACTGCACCGGCCATAAATTAGCACAAAACTTAAATGATTTTCTTTCGCCTGGTCCCGTTACTGACGGCGGGAGCGGAAGAACAAATCGCAAATTATCAGAGAATACAATGTTAACTATAACTGAATACCGAACCTGGAATGATCCAGAGGAAGTGTCTTCTCTAAAGGCGATATTTACATGGTATGGGCTTGAAATAGAACAGTATAAAGACAATACATCTTTTGACCTAGACAGTCCCATGACAGATAAAAATTCGTTTTCTGAATTTATTAATACCGTTATTTCCAAATATGTCAAAGGGGAATTCGTTGCAAGGCTGGAGTATTCGAGATTTTCCTGGCTCCCATCATTTATTGAAGAAGAACTGGAGGATGATTCAATAAGGAAGTATCTTGAAAGATTTGAGTGGAAAAAGAAGTATGTGGGAAAGATCAAAATACCTGATCTCAAGGAATTTATGGGTCTGTTCTTAGATTATCCGAATAAATTCAGTTATCAGGATATTTTAGTCTTTGCAAAGAAGTGTGACCTCTTAATTGTATTTTCATACCATGGTACAATCTGGTTTTTATCCAAAGATCTGGATTTACTTAATAAAATTGTTGATGGACTGAAGGAGTGTGGAGTGAAAGTAATCCTGCAGGATGGATATTATGAAAAGTAAAATAGGACATACATAATCGATGGCGGGAGCGGGTAAAGGCAATGAGAAAAATAAATAAAAGACTTCCATTCCGGTCTGGTGATTATAGAATAAAACATAATTAGAAACATGAAGCATCATAGTTATCCTAATAACGAAATAGTAGAACTTTCAACAAAGTCAAAAGTACTTCAATGCCTTTTGCTGATACCTCTGATAACTGTATCTGCAATTATGATGCTATCTCCTGTTCTGTTCTATGGTGAAATTAATGCAAGGGGGATTATAACTTTCTCTTCGCTGGGATTTTTACTCGTACTGAGTTTTAATTACTCATTGGTCTCTGCATTTAAGGCAAAATTTCTATTTGACAAAAATAAAGTTGTACAAATAGGAGTCTTCAAGACCCGCACGGTGCTATATCAGAATATTTTAGGATACTGCATTACTGAATCCTCACGTATTATTAACTTTAGCAAACCAGAAATAACTTTGTCACTCATTCCTAACAGTGAAAGCGGCAGTAAACATTCCAAGTGGGTAGATATTGATCTAAAAAGAAACACTATAAGTGAAGACCTGTTGAACTTTATTCAGGAGGAGTTTGCTGACTTGAATGAAAACGATGAAGAATGTTAAATAATCAATACAATATTAGCGGAGCATTTTCATTGAAATCACTACTTTGGATTCTATTCGTTTTCTGCATTGTCATGTTTTCTTGTTCCGATGACAGATCTCCGGGATTATCCGGGATCCTGGAGGAAGAGTATATGATATACAGAATACTATTAAAGCCACCTGCCGTTGATAGTCTCTTTCCAACGTGGGCTGCACGCTACGGAAGAGATAAATGGCCGGTAATTATTAAGGAATATACCATCGGTTACACCGATTCAAACT
Encoded here:
- a CDS encoding activase; amino-acid sequence: MSVQKSLGVCVGASTVSAVYLGSDHGEISIVEARTIAHNGNPRKVISGLFEKNSIPAKIAVTGKKFRKFLNLTSISEAEAIETAAAYLGLSGDVIISAGGESFIVYVLDKNNRISKVCTGNKCASGTGEFFLQQIKRMDLDVEDAISLGAKGDPYNISGRCSVFCKSDCTHALNKGVAKENVVSGLAKMMSQKIIELTSRVPHESAIMIGGVSRNKAVMRFLKDYFNNVTVPEEAPYFEALGAAVYAMKNETLEFKRNDLFSEKHSPFTFHRPLSEFTHLVHFKEFNKGILQADDDCILGLDVGSTTTKAVLLRKSDNAIVAGEYLRTNGDPVKASVECYESIKNQLTAPVKITGLGVTGSGRHIAGLHALTKGIINEIIAHAAATIYFDHEVDTIFEIGGQDAKYTYITSGVASDYAMNEACSAGTGSFLEEAAKESLDIDYKEIGEIALKAQNPPNFNDQCAAFISSDVKNALHEGLSKEDIVTGLVYSICMNYNNRVKGNRPVGKKVFMQGGVCYNKAVPVAMAALTGKEIIVPPEPGLMGAFGVALEIKHRLELGLLKEEEFSLDELIQRTVEYGRTFICAGGAEKCDRKCPISMISIDGKKYPFGGACNKYYNVQMNIKESDRGLDLVKLREKLVFEKYLCAPVLDVNAPAVGISRSFLTNTLYPLYYNFFTRMGFRVILAQESKTAGVDKREAAFCYPVELAHGFLQDLLDKNPDYVFLPHIKEIYNPGEDNLPKKTCVLMQSENYYLKAAFKDELKNTRLLDPVLDFSDGYEKAEKEFVKLALGLGKNKKEASDAYRFACGELNKMFSEFKKTGNEVLKSLEEDPEKFAVVIFGRSYNAFARNANLGVPQKFSSRGITVIPHDFLPYDGLESYKHMYWGLGQQILRGARYVYGHPQLFASYITNFSCGPDSFIIPYFRNIMGRKPSLTLELDSHSADAGVNTRIEAALDIIKSFRELNRHEKISAEKSNGFMPLKVLSETKIVDSDGRELSITDPSVNVGVPNMGRLATEAFAAAFRHEGINSFPLPEYNMDTLTTGRGSTTCKECLPLILNAGSLIEYYNSRKNKDEKTLLFMAKGDGPCRLGQYHVYLEDIIKKRKMRNIGVYTLSDENSYEGLGNRFVLRGWAAITIGNLMTEVYNSIQALAADRKAASKIFRQEYDKILDTLEHGAFDDLYRQIELSALKLNAIEKKESIHEAKKVVIVGEIFVRHEEFSRMDLLDRLIEKGFVVRIVPIGEYVYYSNYLAAKEDNGGKSPVGDRLKFTIRDYVQKHVERKIRKILEKSGFIEFDMPDVKDVLKKAEHLVSPELAGEAILTIGSAMREIMDHVSGVISLGPFGCMPSRLAESILNVEMNTIGKLAAEKRKVRTDENDDLPFLAIETDGNIFPQIIQSKIEIFMLQAERLHEKLKSGDRTLSDKYKDAFHRLINNITGNAKPEEPGEIPALISEAE